TCGCGGTGGCCTCCACCGATCCGATCCAGATCGGGAGGTACCGCTCACCCTGCGCCTCCCGCAGCAACAAGATCGGCTGGTTCGCGGGCAACTCGACCCGCACGCCGACGACGCGCATTTCGCTCATCGGGCTTCGCCTCCCTCTCGTGTGCGCGGGCCGCAGCGCTGGTCCGAGGGCCCCGCATCGACATCTCCGACGCTACCCGCCATCCCGGCGCCGTGCTCGCTCTGAGAACTCCGCTCGCTCCGGGAACTGTGTGGCGGTCGCTTGGACCGTTCCGGCAAATCCATCACCAACGGTACGGCATCCGCGGCCCGGAACGGAGACCCGAAACCATGTCATTACCGTCGCGACCCGTGACCAGCGGAGATCGAGACCGCTCCGGCGACCTCACCTGCCCGTCACGTCCCGGATGCCCGCTTTGACCAGCAGCGTGTGCAACGTCACCGACAGCGCCGCGAACTGGCGGGCCAGCTCGTCGGCACGGGCCTGGGCGTCGGCGTCGCGGTGCCGGGACACCGGCGTGACGATCTGCTGCAGCAGCCCGACCTCGCGGTCCGCCGAGGCCCGGAACGCCCGCAGGTGCCGGGGCTCGATGCCGAACTCGGTCATCGCGCGGACCGTGCGGGCCACCAGGACGGCGTCCGGATCGTAGAACCCGGCCGCACCGGGGCGGATCAGCCCGTACTGCTCGAGCTCGGCGAGCAGTACGGCGTCGATACCGGTCTCGGCGAGCAGGTCCTCCTGAGTCAGGCGGACGTCACGGCCGGGCGCGAAGTCGTCCGGCCGGGGCAGTCCGTCACCCGCGGCGGGATTCGCCGGGAGCGGGACGAGCCTGCGCGGCAGCCGCCCGCCCGCGACGGATACGTCGGTCAGGCCGCGGTCGGCGGCGTCGAGCTGCTCCTTGATGACCTTGAGCGGGAGGTAGTGGTCCCGCTGCGCGGCCAGCACGAACCGCAGCCGCTCGACGTCCGCCGCGGAGAACTGCCGGTATCCGGACGCCGTCCGGCCCGGGCGGACCAGCCCCTCCGATTCGAGGAACCTGATCTTGGAGATGGTGACATCGGGGAAGTCCGGGCGCAGTTGCGCCAGCACCGCCCCGATGCTCAGCCCATCACGCTGTGGCCGCCCGGCAGCCGTCACCGCGCCCCCTGGCCCCCGTGCCCCGGGCCGGTCAGGAAGACCAGGCGGAACTTGCCGATCTGCACCTCGTCACCGCCCGCGAGCACCGCCTGGTCGACCGGCTCGCGGTTGACGTAGGTGCCGTTGAGGCTGCCCACGTCGATGACGACGAACTCCCCGCCTTCGCGCCGGAACTCGGCGTGGCGGCGGGACACGGTGACGTCGTCGAGGAAGATGTCACTGTCCGGATGACGCCCGGCGCTCGTGGTGTCGCGGTCCAGCAGAAAGCGCGAACCCGCGTTGGGGCCCCGCTTGACCACCAGCAACGCCGTGCCGGCGGGCAGCGCGTCGACACCGGCGACCGAAGGCTCCGGCGTGGGCGCCTCCTGACCCTCCGCCTCCGCCAGGAAGTCGGCCCGGAAGACCGAGGTCCGCTCCGGAGACTGCTCCGGGGGAACGCCGGGCCCGTCGTTGGTGCTCACCTGAGCTCTCCTCACCACTGATATGTCGCTGGCTGAAAACCTGTGGCTGTCAACGTACCGTGCCTGATCGATTCGGCCCCCGCCGCTCCCCCCAAAACGAGCCCTAGCCTGCGGTCAGCCGGTTGTAGGCGTCGGCGTCGAGCAGTCCGGAGACCGCCTCGGCGTCGGCGACGCGGATCTCGACCAGCCAGCCCTCGCCGTAGGGGTCACTGTTGATCAGCTCGGGCGCGCCGTCCACCGCGTCGTTGACCGCGACGATCTCGCCGTCGAGCGGGGCGAACAGCTCGGACACGCTCTTGGTGGACTCGACCTCGCCGAACGGCTCCCCCGCGGTCACCGCCTTGCCCGTTTCGGGCAGGTCGACGAACACCACGTCGCCCAGCTGGTCCTGCGCGTACTCGGTGATCCCGACGCGTACCACGTCCGCGGCACGGGTGGCCACCCACTCGTGCTCCTCGGTGTAGCGCAACTCTTCCGGCGCGGCCACTCCACGTCCCCTTTCCTGCCCCGGCTCGCGGATCTGTCGCGATGCTCGCGGGCAGTCTTACATTCCCGCGCCCTGCCCGGCACGCCGGACCGCCCGGAAGGTCTGCAGGAGGTACAGCGCGCCGGACCACACGTAGAGCACGGCGCCCCAGGCGGTGAAGGAGTAGGCGATGGGCCGGGCGATGTCGGCGGCGGCCGAGGTGCCCTGGGTGAGCAGCAGGAACGGGAACGCATACATCAGCACGAAGGTCGCGGCCTTGCCGATGTAGGTGACCTCGGGTGGCGCGTAGTCGTTGCGGCGCAGCACCAGCAGCGCGACGCCGACGAGCAGTTCACGCCCGACGAGCACCGCGACGAGCCACCAGGGCACGATCCCGCGGACCAGGAACGCGACGAGGGTGGCGACGATGTAGAGCCGGTCGGCGGCCGGGTCGAGCAGCTGCCCGAGGCGGCTCATCTGGTTGAGCCAGCGGGCCAGTTTCCCGTCGAGCCAGTCGGAGAGGCCGCTGAACACCAGCAGCGCGAGGGCCCAGCCGTCGGCCCGGGGGCCGAGGAGGAGCCACAGGAACACCGGGACACCCGCCAGCCGCAGCAGGGACAGCAGGTTCGGCACGGTCCAGGCCTGCCGCAACAGGCTGGGCTCGGCCGGCTCGGTGCGGGGTTCGATCACCCTGTCACCCTATGTGGTGCCGACCGGCGGGAACCGGTCGGCTCGGACGGGCGGACCTCAGTTCGCGCGGCGGAAGGACCAGCCGCGGTCACGCAGGTCGGCGCAGGAGAGAACGAGCGGACGCCCGAGGTGGTCGGTACCGACCCAGCGCAGCGATCCGGAGGCGGGTTCGAGGACGTAGGGGCGGCCCTGGCTCCAGACGACGGAGCAGGGGGCGGTCGGGAGGGGGTCCGCCTCGGGCGCGGTTTCGGTGCTCAACACAACCGTGATGTCGCGCGACGGGAACGAAGTGTTAGCCGCCCGCCAACTGTTCACCCTTGCGGTGGATATCCGTCCACAATGGAACTTCGCCGGGCGCGTCCTGCCAGCGATTTCGCTGCCGTGGCGGTAGTTTCCCGCCATATGACCGCACCACGCCGCGCCCTCGCGCTGCTGTCCCTGACCGCCGCCGCGCTGGCGGGCTGTACCGATTCACCGGCCACCACGCCGAGCCCCGGCACCCC
This is a stretch of genomic DNA from Amycolatopsis endophytica. It encodes these proteins:
- the ftsR gene encoding transcriptional regulator FtsR, with amino-acid sequence MTAAGRPQRDGLSIGAVLAQLRPDFPDVTISKIRFLESEGLVRPGRTASGYRQFSAADVERLRFVLAAQRDHYLPLKVIKEQLDAADRGLTDVSVAGGRLPRRLVPLPANPAAGDGLPRPDDFAPGRDVRLTQEDLLAETGIDAVLLAELEQYGLIRPGAAGFYDPDAVLVARTVRAMTEFGIEPRHLRAFRASADREVGLLQQIVTPVSRHRDADAQARADELARQFAALSVTLHTLLVKAGIRDVTGR
- the garA gene encoding glycogen accumulation regulator GarA, which produces MSTNDGPGVPPEQSPERTSVFRADFLAEAEGQEAPTPEPSVAGVDALPAGTALLVVKRGPNAGSRFLLDRDTTSAGRHPDSDIFLDDVTVSRRHAEFRREGGEFVVIDVGSLNGTYVNREPVDQAVLAGGDEVQIGKFRLVFLTGPGHGGQGAR
- the gcvH gene encoding glycine cleavage system protein GcvH — translated: MAAPEELRYTEEHEWVATRAADVVRVGITEYAQDQLGDVVFVDLPETGKAVTAGEPFGEVESTKSVSELFAPLDGEIVAVNDAVDGAPELINSDPYGEGWLVEIRVADAEAVSGLLDADAYNRLTAG
- a CDS encoding CDP-alcohol phosphatidyltransferase family protein, with protein sequence MIEPRTEPAEPSLLRQAWTVPNLLSLLRLAGVPVFLWLLLGPRADGWALALLVFSGLSDWLDGKLARWLNQMSRLGQLLDPAADRLYIVATLVAFLVRGIVPWWLVAVLVGRELLVGVALLVLRRNDYAPPEVTYIGKAATFVLMYAFPFLLLTQGTSAAADIARPIAYSFTAWGAVLYVWSGALYLLQTFRAVRRAGQGAGM